Proteins from a single region of Psilocybe cubensis strain MGC-MH-2018 chromosome 3, whole genome shotgun sequence:
- a CDS encoding Hydroxyacylglutathione hydrolase, mitochondrial, protein MKVVPVPVREDNYAYLLIDESTNKAAAVDPYDVPKVAAAAHEHGVEIVAGITTHHHFDHSGGNKEFASKYPDAFIYGGSDKVPALTNLVKDKDEFTIGNNIRVKCLATPCHTQESICYYVTDAVEGTHPGGVFTGDTLFIAGCGRFFEGVGAEMVRALDYLETLPPKTIVYNGHEYTAGSLAFGKHIDPENPALARLQEITRNNKITTGLTTIADEKEWNVFMRLESDAVRKATSATSDTPKSAIMDALREQKNKFKG, encoded by the exons ATGAAGGTCGTACCGGTTCCTGTGCGCGAAGATAACTATGCGTACTTGCTCATAGATGAATCTACCAACAAAGCCGCTGCCGTCGATCCGTATGATGTTCCAAAGGTCGCGGCAGCCGCCCACGAACATGGAGTCGAAATCGTCGCAGGCATCACCACTCATCACCACTTTGACCATAGCGGAGGTAACAAG GAATTT GCATCCAAGTATCCAGACGCGTTCATTTATGGAGGCAGCGATAAGGTTCCAGCGCTGACGAATCTTGTCAAAGACAAGGATGAGTTTACGATAGGAAACAATATTCGCGTCAA ATGCCTGGCAACCCCCTGTCACACACAAGAGTCAATTTGCTATTACGTCACTGATGCAGTTGAAGGCACTCATCCTGGTGGTGTCTTTACTGGAGACACCCTCTTCATCGCTGGCTGTGGCCGATTCTTTGAAGGTGTTGGTGCAGAGATGGTCCGAGCTCTCGATTATCTCGAAACACTCCCGCCAAAGACTATCGTCTACAATGGTCATGAATACACAGCTGGCAGCCTGGCATTTGGAAAGCATATCGACCCTGAAAACCCGGCCTTAGCCAGACTTCAAGAAATTACCAGGAACAACAAAATCACCACTGGGCTAACTACCATTGCAGACGAAAAAGAATGGAATGTGTTTATGCGCCTTGAGAGTGATGCTGTTAG AAAGGCCACTTCGGCGACCAGTGACACCCCCAAAAGTGCTATTATGGATGCACTTCGAGAACAGAAGAATAAATTCAAGGGGTAA
- a CDS encoding Vesicle transport protein SFT2B, whose product MAPGKGWFNLESGSSVIPDTSFFEGDSAFKSLGLSRTTRLYGFAGCLIAGFVLSLLGTVVFIFGMTVLFAILYVLGTIVSLIGTGFLIGFFKQAKLMFKPVRVIASIVLIASIGLVLVGAFVLNNGILCLIFVFIEFLAYTWYTLSYIPYARAAVTKAVGLG is encoded by the exons ATGGCCCCAGGCAAAGGGTGGTTCAATCTCGAGTCGGGATCCAGCGTCATCCCGGATACCTCTTTCTTTGAAGGTGACTCAGCGTTCAAGTCTCTCGGACTATCACGGACTACGCGACTCTATGGTTTTGCTGGCTG TCTCATCGCTGGGTTCGTGCTGAGCTTGCTGGGAACGGTGGTCTTTATCTTTGGCATGACGGTCTTGTTTGCTA TCCTCTACGTTCTGGGAACTATAGTATCCCTCATTGGGACTGGCTTCCTCATTGGA TTCTTTAAACAAGCCAAACTG ATGTTCAAACCTGTACGCGTAATTGCTTCCATCGTATTAATTGCTTCCATCGGCCTCGTTTTGGTTGGAGCCTTCGTATTGAACAACGGT ATTCTATGCCTGA TTTTCGTCTTCATCGAATTTTTAGCTTACACATGGTACACCCTGTCATATATCCCTTACGCTCGAGCTGCTGTCACAAAAGCTGTTGGCTTAGGCTGA